DNA sequence from the Roseovarius sp. THAF9 genome:
ATCTGAAGGGCTGGTTCAAGCGTGGGGAGATCGAGGGTCAGCTCATAGCAGCGGCCAAGAGCGACGAAGGCGCCTTCCGTCTCCGTAAAGGCTGGTTCCTCGGCGATGGCACGGGCTGCGGCAAAGGGCGGCAGGTCGCGGGCATCATCTTGGACAACTGGCTGCAGGGCCGCCGCCGTGCAGTCTGGGTCTCGAAGAGCGACAAGCTCGTTGAGGATGCACGGCGCGACTGGATGGCGCTCGGCGGGCGTGAAAGCGATATCGTCCCGCTTTCCAAGTTCCGCCAGGGCAGCGACATCCGACTGCCCGAGGGCATCCTTTTCGTCACCTATGCCACGCTGCGCTCGGCGGAACGCGAGGGGAAAGCCTCCCGCCTCGATCAGGTGACGTCCTGGCTTGGCGAGGGGTTCAACGGGGTCATCGCTTTCGATGAAAGCCACGCCATGGCGAATGCTGCTGGCGAAAAGTCCGACCGCGGCGACAGACGCGCCTCCCAGCAAGGCCTTGCGGGCCTTGCGCTGCAAAACGCCGTTCCTGATGCGCGCGTCCTCTACGTTTCGGCCACCGGCGCCACGGTTGTCGGCAATCTCGCCTATGCCTCCCGTCTCGGTCTCTGGGGCACGGGTGATTTCCCCTTCGTGACGCGCGCGGAGTTTGTCGCCGCAATGGAGGCCGGAGGCATTGCCGCCATGGAGATGATCTCGCGCGACCTGAAGGCGCTCGGCCTCTATCTGGCGCGCTCCCTCTCCTATGCCGGGGTCGAATACGAGATGCTGGTCCATGAGCTGACGCCCGCCCAAGTCGCGATCTATGATAGCTACGCAGACGCCTACCAGATCATCCACACCAACCTCGAGGCGGCGCTTCAGGCCTCGGGTATTTCCTCCGAGATCGGCACCTTGAACGGCCAAGCCAAATCCGCAGCGCGCTCGGCGTTTGAGAGCAACAAACAGCGCTTCTTCAACCATCTTATCACTGCCATGAAATGCCCCTCGCTGATCCGCGCGATCGAGGCGGACCTAGCGGCGGGCCATTCGGCGGTGATCCAGGTGGTTTCGACCAGCGAAGCGGTGATGGAACGCCGCCTCGAAGAGATCCCGCCGTCGGAGTGGGACGACCTGCAGGTCGACTTCACTCCGCGCGAGAACATCATGGACTACCTGATGCACTCCTTCCCGACGCAGCTTTTTGAACCCTACACGGACGAGAATGGCGATCTGCGCTCGCGTCCGGCCCTCGATGGCGATGGCAATCCGATCATCTGTCGCGAGGCCGAGCGGCGGCGGGATGATCTTGTCGAGCATTTGGGGGCCCTCGCCCCGGTGCAGGGCGCGCTCGATCAGATCCTGTGGCATTTTGGCGGGGAGGCCGTTGCCGAGGTCACGGGGCGCAAGCGGCGCATCGTGAAAACGCTTGAGGGGCGGCTTAAGGTCGAAAACCGCCCCGCCTCCTCCAACCTCGGTGAGACGCAGGCCTTCATGGATGATGCCAGGCGCATCCTGATTTTCTCCGACGCCGGTGGCACGGGGCGCAGTTACCACGCCGATCTAGGGGCAAAGAACCAACGTCTGCGGGTGCATTACCTGCTGGAGCCCGGCTGGAAGGCCGACAATGCGATCCAGGGGCTGGGGCGCACCAATCGCACCAACCAGGCGCAGCCGCCGCTGTTCCGGCCGGTGGCGACCAATGTGAAAGGCGAGAAGCGCTTCCTTTCCACCATTGCCCGCCGCCTCGACACGCTCGGTGCCATCACCAAGGGGCAACGCGAGACCGGCGGGCAGAACATGTTCCGCGCCGAGGACAACCTTGAGAGTCCCTACGCACGCGCTGCGCTGCGGCAGTTCTTCTACAAGCTGCGTGCGGGCAAGATCGAGGCCTGCTCTTACGCCAAATTCCAGGAGATGACCGGGCTGACGCTCGATGAGGCGGACGGCACGATGAAAGAGAATCTGCCGCCGATCCAGCAGTTCCTGAACCGCTGCCTTGCGCTGAGGATCGACATGCAGGACGCAATTTTCGAGGCCTTTGGTGGGTTTCTTTCGGCGATCATCGAAGATGCGCGGCAGGCGGGCACGCTTGATGTCGGGCTAGAGACCCTGCGCGCAGAGAAGTTCGTCATCACCGACCGCAGGGTCATCTTCGAGCACGAGGCGACGGGGGCGACGGCCGCCGCGCTGACGGTGGAACGCACGGATCGCAACGATCCGCTGACCCTGCCCCGCGTCAAAGCAATCTGCGCCGATATGAAGGGTGCGACGCTGTGCTGGAACAAGACCTCCAAGCGTGCGGCGCTGATGGTGAAGGCGCCGGCCTTCATGGACGAGGATGGCGTGCCGATCCTGCGGGTGAAGCTTCTGCGACCCATGGCCACCGAGATCCTCACCCTTTCCGAGTTCTCGAAATCGCACTGGGAAGAGGTCGATGACACGATGTTCGCACAGCTCTGGCAGGCCGAGGTCGCGGCGGTTCCGGAGTTCACCACCTCGAAAATCACGTTGATCTGCGGCCTCCTGCTGACGATCTGGGACAGGCTCCCTTCGGACAATATGCGCATCTATCGCCTGCAGACCGAGGACGGGGAACGCGCTATCGGCCGTCTGGTCAGCCAGGAGCAGCTTTTGAACGTCTATGCGCGGCTCGGGCTCGATTGTCAGATCGAGATGACGCCTCAAGAGGTCTTTGCCGCGGTGATGCATGCGAAGACGACCTTGAACCTGCTTGGTGGCTACCAGCTGCGCCGGTCGCTGGTGATGGGACAGCCAAGGCTTGAGCTCATCGGCGCGTCGGGCGCGGTCCTGCCCGCACTGAAAGCGATGGGTTGTTTCACCGAGGTGATCCAGTGGAAGACGCGGGTGTTCATCCCTGTGGACGGCACCGAGGTGCTGGCGCGCGTGCTCGCCGAACATCCGGTTGGGGCCAGCGGCGCGGATGCTGCCGCATGAGCGCGCGGCGCAGCATCGCAGACCTCTCGGCCGATCTGGCAGATCGGGCCGAGAGCTTCTGCCGCCAGTACTTCCCCGAGGGTCGCAAGCAGGGCAATTATTGGCAGGTCGGCGACACGTCCGGTGCAAAGGGTCAGAGCCTCGCGATCCGGCTGCAGGCGCAGGACGGGCGCAAAGCCGGGTCATGGCAAGATTTCGCGACAGGGGAGTATGGCGATCTGATCGACCTGCTGCAGGAACGGCTCGGATCGGTCACGCTGAAGGAAACACTGAGCGAGGCCCGGTCCTTCCTGGGAGCAGCCCCCTGCCCTTCCGTGCCTCATGACACCCGCAAAGATGGACTCCCCAATGCAGGCCCCAGCAAACGAACAGCGCGGGCGCGCAAACTCTTTGCTGCTGGCAAGCCGGTGCTTGGCAGCTTGGCCGCCACCTATCTGCAAGGGCGCAGCATCACGCGCCTCGGCCCGGCCCTGCGCTATCACCCGCGGGTCTTCCTGCGGCAGGGCGAGGACGACCCCGATCCGCTGCAAAGGGCCCCTGCCCTGCTCGCGAAGATCACCGACAATCGGGGTCAGATCACTGGCTGCGCACGCTTCTATCTCGGCCCGTCCACCGGCGGCTTGGCCGCGATCGAGAGCCCGAAACGGATCCTCGGGCAGCTGCATGGCCATGCCATCCGCTTCTGGTCCGGCTCACCTCGCACCGATCTCATCGTGGGCGAAGGTCTCGAGAACTCCCTCTCGGTCGGCACGGCTCTCCCCGAGTTCGATCTCGCCTCCTGTCTCACCGCCACCCATCTCGGCCTCTTCATCCCGCCGCCGGGGATCAAGCGTATCTGGATCGCGCGGGACAATGACCAAGCTGGACATGAAGCATCAAAGAGATTGCGTAAACACCTGGAATCGCTTGGAATTGCCTGCGGTGATCTCGTGCCGACCATGGGGGATTTCAACGATGATCTGCGGGCATTCGGCAAAGATGCGCTGCGCCGGTCGTTGCTTGAGGTCATAAAAGCACAAGGTCTGGAGATCGAGGACGGGTGACCGCCGGCCCCCTCAATGATGTCCGACAAGGCAAAGGTTCCTCCCGTTCGATCTGATCCCGTTTGGATTACGGGAGCGATGGACCGGCGGGTCGGGGCTGAGTGCCCCTCGCCCGGGCCGCAATGCGCCCCGCACCAGAAAATTCCCCTGCCCCTTCGGGCCATTCCTCGCGGGGACAATTTTCCGGCCCGGGTCACATTCTCCGCTGCGCTCCGATCCTGACGGATGCGGCCCCGTCGCCGCCGGTCCTGTTATCGCCCCATCCAAATCGGGTCAGATCAAACAGAGGAACCAGACAATGCCCCATCAGACAGATATCCCCGAGGAGACCGGCGTGACCTCCGCCATCATCGACCACCTGGCGCTTCACGGCGCAACGCCCGGGCCCGGCGAAACCGATCATCGCCCCCTGCCCCAGCCCGACGAGGTCGAGCTTGCCATGGCGAGCCTCTTTGACACCACCATCGGCCTCCTCACTGGCAGCCAGTTGGAAGACAATCTCGAAGAGATGCTCTGGTCCCTCACCTCGATCTTCCATCGCAGGCTCACCCATATCCAGAAGCTCCTCGACGACAACGAATTCGAGGTCCGGGAAAGTTTGGCCGTCCAGGACGGCTCCGAGGTCGCCTCGGTCGAGCTGGAGCGCCTCCAGATGATCGGGCTTAAACTCTGGGACCACCGCGACGCCTTCGAACAAATGCGCGATTTGGCCGTGGACCACTTCTCGGCCGCCACCGGTTCACCCTGGCTGCCCCGGACCGGATCAAAGGTCTCCCATCGCGGTCTCACCTCCGCCGTGGTGGACAGCCGGGCCTATCTCTCGGCCAAGCGCCGCAAGGAGACCGAAGTGCACTGCCCCGAAGGCACTCGGATCGCCTTCTCGGGCGGGGACTATCACGCCTATGATCTGATCTGGTCCATCCTCGATGCCACCCACGCCAAATATCCCGACATGGTGCTCCTGCATGGCGGCACACCCAAGGGCGCCGAGATGATCGCGGCCCGTTGGGCAGATACCCGTGGGGTCACCCAGGTGGTCTTCAAGCCCGACTGGAAGAGCCACGGCAAGGCTGCCCCCTTCAAGCGCAACGACAAGATGCTCGAGACCATGCCGCAGGGTCTGATCGCCACGCCCGGTTCGGGCATCACCGAGAACATCGTCGACAAGGCCCGCAAGCTCGGGATCCGCATCAAGAGGATCGGGGCTTAGGCCCCGGTTCACGCCCCGCGCAACAGGTCCTGCACGACAGAAGGCTTCTTTGCGATCAGTGCCAAGAGAACCTGTGCAGGGCCTGTCGGTTGCCGACGCCCGTGTTCCCAGTTCAGCAGCGTGCCTTTCGCGACGCCAATGCTCTTGGCGAACTCAGCCTGGGACAGGCCAGTCCGTTGCCGAACTTGGGCCACATCGACCTCAGCAACGGACACTTCATGCACTTTGGCGTCGGACAAATCGCCATTTGCGAAAGCCAGAGCCTCTTCCAGGCCTTTGGACACGGATTCGAATGCACTCACGTTGCGTCTCCATATTTTGCGACAAGCGCCTTGCTCATCTCTACCGCGGCAGCCTGTTCGGTCTTCGACAGGTTGGCCTTCTCATTCTTGGCGAAGACCGTGATCAGGAAGATCGGCATATGGGTCCCGCCAAAGACATACACCGTCCTGAAGCCGCCGCGCTTGCCGCTCCCCTCCCTCGGAATGCGGACCTTGCGCAACCCGCCACCAAGAGAGACGCCTGCTTCCGGATTGGCGGCAATGAAGTCGATCGCGGCCTCGCGTTCTTGGTCCGACATGATCGCCTTGGCCCGTCTTTGGAATTCGGGCAGTTCGACCACCGTCTGCAATCGTGTCATCTTCAGTCCCATATAGGTTTCAGCGGCGTATGTGTCAATGACGTATAGATTGCGTGCTGCAAAGGCAAGTCGGCGACGGATGCTAGAGCCTGGCAGTTTGCCCTGTCAGTTGGTCGCGGCGACCTTTGGCCAAACGTCCTGCCGTATAGATTGACCGATCCGACCAGCCGGGCTGCCAATGCGGGCGATTGGATGGTTGCGGTGTCTCGTGACGACCCGGCCTTTCGTTCCACGCTCTGATCGCCTCGAGTACTCATCCGCATCGTGGGCGCTTCAGCGAAGACAATGGGCGCGGCAGTGATCTTGGGGGATGCGAATTTGACGTCTGGACTACGTCTTATCACCGATCAGTTTAGAAGGGAGCCAAGGACCCCGGCATCTCCCTCGTCTGTTCACCCACATTCCTTCGCGGCCACCGGACTTCTCCGGGTGTCTGAGTTGCATGACATGCTGGTCGCAGCTGTCGTCCCGTCCACAAAGGTTGTCGCCGATCTTTTTCCCCTGACCCTGCGGGTCATTCCGCGCGGATCAAAAAGACCGGCGCCTGCCCCTCTCCGCTGCGCTTCGCCTTCGGTGTGGCCGGGCCTTGGCCAGCTGCAAGGTGACCATCATTGCAACGCAAACAAGGAGAAGAGCAATGACCACGAACTGCATCAAATTCACCAGCGCCGACATCGAGACCGCCAAGGGCGTCGGCTCCATCTCGACCCTGACCTTCGATCTCGACATCACGGTCGAACCCGTCGTAAGCGCGAACCCGATGGCCCCCACGCACCGCGTCCTCGGCCGCTCCCCGCGCGGCAAGCTGGTCGAGTGCGGCGGCATCTGGAAGAAGCAGAACAAGGAGACCGGCGCCGACTACTAC
Encoded proteins:
- a CDS encoding strawberry notch-like NTP hydrolase domain-containing protein, which encodes MNAHPHSVQLATEPEAPALPAAAGFAEHLMQAAKTLVPLFEAGRSIDAAALRAAMEEAFGANDTSGTWVWKDAYEAAEIAQILMLSRYGALMQRQAATPHAFLSMIERLASLAPSHTRRSEDSVRLQQFSTPLPLAAIVARAAGFRDDDLVLEPSAGTGMLAVFAKNADARLALNELAETRRALLGHLFPEAVVSDHNAASIDDRLDRSITPSVIVMNPPFSAANHVEGRFRQATSQHVLSALARLAPGGRLVVITGESFRPSTKSFQSTFQRIGQSADVVFSAAIDGKVFARHGTTIDTRLTVIDKRAAGAEETALVKSEAAYHPICATTADLLSVVLAHCRERRSPPPCPTSTALSVPSQPTRTNLHALRNAARKETRALAEERAKHPFDDIETAPLDYLPKAWSEAEGALQDTVYEAYDLQAIRIDCAAEHPTALVQSAAMASVPPPVPTYRPVLPKTLVADGLLSAPQLESVIYAGNAHETHLKGWFKRGEIEGQLIAAAKSDEGAFRLRKGWFLGDGTGCGKGRQVAGIILDNWLQGRRRAVWVSKSDKLVEDARRDWMALGGRESDIVPLSKFRQGSDIRLPEGILFVTYATLRSAEREGKASRLDQVTSWLGEGFNGVIAFDESHAMANAAGEKSDRGDRRASQQGLAGLALQNAVPDARVLYVSATGATVVGNLAYASRLGLWGTGDFPFVTRAEFVAAMEAGGIAAMEMISRDLKALGLYLARSLSYAGVEYEMLVHELTPAQVAIYDSYADAYQIIHTNLEAALQASGISSEIGTLNGQAKSAARSAFESNKQRFFNHLITAMKCPSLIRAIEADLAAGHSAVIQVVSTSEAVMERRLEEIPPSEWDDLQVDFTPRENIMDYLMHSFPTQLFEPYTDENGDLRSRPALDGDGNPIICREAERRRDDLVEHLGALAPVQGALDQILWHFGGEAVAEVTGRKRRIVKTLEGRLKVENRPASSNLGETQAFMDDARRILIFSDAGGTGRSYHADLGAKNQRLRVHYLLEPGWKADNAIQGLGRTNRTNQAQPPLFRPVATNVKGEKRFLSTIARRLDTLGAITKGQRETGGQNMFRAEDNLESPYARAALRQFFYKLRAGKIEACSYAKFQEMTGLTLDEADGTMKENLPPIQQFLNRCLALRIDMQDAIFEAFGGFLSAIIEDARQAGTLDVGLETLRAEKFVITDRRVIFEHEATGATAAALTVERTDRNDPLTLPRVKAICADMKGATLCWNKTSKRAALMVKAPAFMDEDGVPILRVKLLRPMATEILTLSEFSKSHWEEVDDTMFAQLWQAEVAAVPEFTTSKITLICGLLLTIWDRLPSDNMRIYRLQTEDGERAIGRLVSQEQLLNVYARLGLDCQIEMTPQEVFAAVMHAKTTLNLLGGYQLRRSLVMGQPRLELIGASGAVLPALKAMGCFTEVIQWKTRVFIPVDGTEVLARVLAEHPVGASGADAAA
- a CDS encoding toprim domain-containing protein — translated: MSARRSIADLSADLADRAESFCRQYFPEGRKQGNYWQVGDTSGAKGQSLAIRLQAQDGRKAGSWQDFATGEYGDLIDLLQERLGSVTLKETLSEARSFLGAAPCPSVPHDTRKDGLPNAGPSKRTARARKLFAAGKPVLGSLAATYLQGRSITRLGPALRYHPRVFLRQGEDDPDPLQRAPALLAKITDNRGQITGCARFYLGPSTGGLAAIESPKRILGQLHGHAIRFWSGSPRTDLIVGEGLENSLSVGTALPEFDLASCLTATHLGLFIPPPGIKRIWIARDNDQAGHEASKRLRKHLESLGIACGDLVPTMGDFNDDLRAFGKDALRRSLLEVIKAQGLEIEDG
- a CDS encoding DUF2493 domain-containing protein; protein product: MPHQTDIPEETGVTSAIIDHLALHGATPGPGETDHRPLPQPDEVELAMASLFDTTIGLLTGSQLEDNLEEMLWSLTSIFHRRLTHIQKLLDDNEFEVRESLAVQDGSEVASVELERLQMIGLKLWDHRDAFEQMRDLAVDHFSAATGSPWLPRTGSKVSHRGLTSAVVDSRAYLSAKRRKETEVHCPEGTRIAFSGGDYHAYDLIWSILDATHAKYPDMVLLHGGTPKGAEMIAARWADTRGVTQVVFKPDWKSHGKAAPFKRNDKMLETMPQGLIATPGSGITENIVDKARKLGIRIKRIGA
- a CDS encoding DNA-binding transcriptional regulator, which codes for MSAFESVSKGLEEALAFANGDLSDAKVHEVSVAEVDVAQVRQRTGLSQAEFAKSIGVAKGTLLNWEHGRRQPTGPAQVLLALIAKKPSVVQDLLRGA
- a CDS encoding type II toxin-antitoxin system RelE/ParE family toxin, producing the protein MTRLQTVVELPEFQRRAKAIMSDQEREAAIDFIAANPEAGVSLGGGLRKVRIPREGSGKRGGFRTVYVFGGTHMPIFLITVFAKNEKANLSKTEQAAAVEMSKALVAKYGDAT
- a CDS encoding DUF736 family protein; this translates as MTTNCIKFTSADIETAKGVGSISTLTFDLDITVEPVVSANPMAPTHRVLGRSPRGKLVECGGIWKKQNKETGADYYTLTIRDHVFNANLGKAANQDDLSLQAVIPWGPKDAA